The sequence below is a genomic window from Flavobacterium sediminilitoris.
GTCAACCAGGTGGATTTGTAATTGAAGGAGAACATAAAAATATTTATATAGCAGGTGATACAGCACTTACAATGGATATGAAGCTAATTCCAATGCGAACTAAGCTAGATTTAGCTATTTTGCCTATTGGAAGCAACTTTACAATGGATGTTGATGATGCTATAATTGCTTCAGATTTTGTTCAATGTGATAAAATATTAGGATATCATTTTGACACGTTTGGTTATATTGAAATTGATCATGATGAAGCAAAACGTAAATTTTTTGACAAAAACAAAGATTTAATGCTATTAGGGATAGGTGAAAGTATCGAACTATAAATATCATTATTAATGATTGAAAACAATATAAAGCATCATAAATAAAAATGATTTTTCGTTGGAATGTTTAAAGTTTTAAAAACAGAAACGAACAGTCTTGAATTTAACTTTCTTAATTTATTAATTAATTTGAAAGCAACTTATAAAAAATATATTTTAAAATTTAAAAGACCAAGTGGAACTTCAAGAGGTGTTTTAACCGAGAAGGAAACTTGGTTTTTAATTTTAGAAAAAGACGGAAAAAGAGGAATAGGAGAGTGTGGAATTTTGCGTACACTTTCTATTGATGACAGACCTGATTATGAAGAAAAATTACGTTGGGTTTGTAACAATATTCATTTAGGAAAAGAACAACTTTGGGAAGCTCTTTTAGAGTTTCCTTCAATTCAATTTGGAGTTGAAATGGCATTCCTTTCTTTACTATCAAAAACAACTTTTAACTTGTTTCCAAGTGACTTTACTTTGGGTAAAAAAAGCATGGAAATTAACGGTCTTGTTTGGATGGGAGAAGAGCAGTTTATGAAGCAACAAATCGAAGAAAAATTAGCACAAGGATTTCGTTGTATAAAATTAAAAATTGGAGCTATTGATTTTGATAAAGAATTAGGTTTATTGCGTTTTATTAGGCAACATTTTGATGAAAAAACAATAGAAATTCGTGTTGATGCTAATGGAGCTTTTGATTTAAATAACGCTTTAGATAAACTAATTCAATTATCTGATTTTAAAATACATAGTATTGAACAACCTATTCAAAAAAACAATACTGACATCATGTCAGTGTTGTGTAAAAATACTCCTTTTCCAATTGCTTTAGATGAAGAGCTAATAGGAGTCTTTGGAATAGAAAATAAAATGCAATTATTGCAAAAAATAATGCCAAAATATATCATTTTAAAACCAAGTTTAGTAGGTGGTTTTAGGGGAACTTTAGAGTGGATTTCGGTAGCAAAAAAACTAAATATTGAGTGGTGGATTACATCTGCTTTAGAAAGTAATATTGGACTAAATGCAATAGCACAATTTACTTTTACTCTGAATAATTTTTTACCTCAAGGATTAGGAACAGGTAGTTTATATACAAACAATTTTGATTGTCCATTAGAAGTTGAAAACGGACACATTTGGTATCGTAAAAATAAAGAATGGAATCTTGAATTATTACAATAAAAAGAGTCAACAAATGTTGACTCTTTTTATTTCGCATTGTAATAAATTATTACTATTTTTTATTCAGATTTTACAGAAGCTTTGTCATCTTTAATTTCAACTTCAGTTTTATTTTCTCCGCTTTTTGAAGAAAATTCTACACCATCTTTATCGATGCTAATAGAGGTTCCATCACTCTCACTTGGTTCAGTTTCTTTTTCAATTACAACCGTTTCAGTCTTTTCTACTGTAGGTTCTTCTTTTTGTTCTTTACAGCTCAAATTAGCCAAAAGTGCTAAACAGGCTATTGCAAATGTTACCTTTTTCATTATTATTTATATTTAAAATTACTTAAGTGCAAGTTACAAGACGTTAATCATTTATGTTTTACATCTTTTTTACGAATTCTTATATAATTACCAGAAAGAAGAGTTAAAGGTTTGTATCTGTTTTAATTTTACTGTAAAAAAGTATTAAAAGGTTTCGCAACTCTCATTTTAAAGATCAATTTTAAAAATGTATTTTTGTGCTTCATTAAAATCAATTAAATGTTTCGTTTAAAATTACCTACAGATCCTCGTTGGGCAAATATAGCAGAAGGAAATCTTGAAGAAATTCTAACAGATCATGCTTGGTGTGAGCAAAAAGCAGCTTCAAATGCAATTATGTTAATTACTATGCTACCAGAATTCACTGAAATTACTACCGAACTAATAAAGATTGCTAAAGAAGAGTTAGACCATTTTGAGCAAGTGCATGAAATTATAAAAGCACGTGGTTGGGTTTTAGGTCGTGAACGAAAAGATAGTTATGTAAATGATCTATTTAAGTTTATGAAACCAGGAAATCGTAAACATATCATTGTGGAGAGAATGTTATTCGCAGCTATGATTGAAGCTAGAAGTTGCGAACGTTTTAAGGTTCTTTCAGATAATATAGAAGATCAAGAATTAGCTACTTTTTATAGAGAATTAATGATTTCAGAAGCCAATCATTACACAGCTTTTTTACAATTTGCACACGATTTAGCCGAAAAAGGCTATGATGTAAAGAAAAGATGGGAAGAATGGTTGGAACACGAAGCCAAAGTAATTGCGAGCTATGGCAAAGGTGAAGCGATTCATGGGTAGTGTTCAGTGGTCAGTTTTTAGTTCGCAGTTGAAAAAATTGAATACTGAATATTGAGCACTTTTAACTAAGTCTTATTTTTCAACTCAATCCATTTACTCATGAACTTAGTACTTTGTAAAGTTTGATGTTGGAAAACTTGTCCTAGGAAATTTTGATTTCTATGTTTGTCTAGGTTTGCTAGTAAATGATTTACTTTAGTAATGAAGTTGTTTTCAAATAAAGATTTCTCAAAACGTTTGTTGATTAACTGAATTCCATTTTGTTGAGATTGTTGCCAAAAAGTTTGGTTTTGATATAACTCAATTGCTTTTTCAATAAAATCTTCATCAGTTGTAGTAATAAAACCATTCCATGAATGATTACCATGCATTCCTTCTGAGCCCATTTCTGTTGTAACATTAGGTAGGCCAAAAAGCATGCTTTCTAATAATTTTCCTTTTAAACCAGCACCGTAAGGAATAGGAGCAAGCAATACTCTTGCCTTATAAAAAATTTCTTTTACACTTTCAGCACGACCTTTTATTAGAAAACCTTCTTTTTGATTATGTAATTGTTTGGCTTTTTCAGTTACATACGAACCATAAACATGTAATTCAGCTTCAGGAAGGGCTTTTTTAATAGATTTCCAAGACTTTTTAAGTTGTAATACTGTTTGCCAATTCGGTTCGTGTAAAAAGTTTCCTATGCTTACAAAATGGCTTCGTTCCGAAAATAAAGGAAAATGATTGATTGTTTCTTTTGATATTGGTTCAACCAAAAACGGAATATAATGTAAAATCGAAGGATCAACTTTAAAGAGATTAGTTAATAATTCTATTTCATATTTGGAGATTATTAAACTTAAATCGCAACGATATATAGATGCTAATTCTCTTTTAAAAACATCAGAAATATAATCTTTTGAGTTTAATGACCTATTTTGTTTAAATGCAATTTCTCTTGCTTTTCTTAAAAAATGTAAGTCTTCAGTGTCTAAAATTCGTAATGCATTAGGACAGTTTTCTATAACTCTCCAGCCATATTGTTCTTCCGTCATAAAGCGATCAAACAATACAATACTAGGGTTTAGTTCTGAAATTAAAACATCAAAACTATTATTGTTTAACTTTATATAATGTGTTTTAACATCTTGATTCTCTAAATTGTATGAAAAATCTGTTTTTGAAGCAGAAGATAGAAAAGTAATTTTATAATTCTGATTTTGGAACAATTTAATAAGCTGAAGCATTCTGCTGCCAGCCGCTGTAGAATTGGGTTCTGGCCAAACGGTTCCGATAATTACTAAATGATTTTGCATAGTGCAAAAATAAATCTTTCATTAATTTATCTCACGATTTAAGTTTCTTTATTTTTACAAAAAAATATACAATGCCTTCAATATTTAAATTTTGTCCTAATTGTCAATCAACTCATTTTACATTTGAAAATAATATCCGTTTTCATTGTTCAACTTGCGATTTTACGTATTATCATAATATTGCTGCTGCTGTAGCAATTGTTTTTACATTTGAAGATAAAATTTTGTTTACTGTTCGAAATGTTGATCCAGATAAAGGAAAATTAGACTTACCAGGTGGATTTGTTGATCCAAATGAAAATGCTGAAGAAGCTGCTTGTAGAGAAATTAATGAAGAATTAGGACTTGAAATATTTCCAAATAACCTACGCTATATTACGACTTCGCCAAATAATTATTTATATAAAAATATACCTTATAAAACAATGGATATTTTTTATGAATGTTCATTAAGCTCAGATATTATTTCGATTACAGCAAAAGACGAAATTCAAGAACTAATTTGGGTAAACCGTTCGGAAATTGATTTAGATTCAATAGGATTTGTCTCAATTCGAAAAATAATTAAAGAATTTTACTGTGTTTAAATGTGATTTTTAAGTTTAAGAAGATTTATATATCTTGATTAAATATAATAATAGATACAACATTTTTTAGAGAATCTCTAAGCACAATTATTAAATCCGTTTGGCATAGGTCTGTATGAATAATATTGTAATACTTCTTCAATAGCAAATTTTAATGCTTTGTTTATTGGAACAATTATATTTCCTAATTTAAAATCTATTTGTGAGAGATTCATATAATAATCTGTGAAAATAGGAACAGGAAGACCATTGTTTATTAGTTCAATAGACTTTTCAAATGATTCTTTTTGTCCTTCTTTTATTATTTTACAAGTAGCTAAACGATATTGACCATATTTATCTTTGTTAGCACCATAACCAAATAATCTACAAATTAAACCTCTATATTTATAATCACTACAACTACCATTATTCTTGTCTAATATGGAAAGAGGGCTATAAATATAACAAGTAGTAGTTTCATTTTTATTTAAATCATTTAAAACGGTTTCTGCTTTTCCATTTAAAAAAAGATGGAAAGCCCAAGGTAAAAACTCTAATGGAGAAGCATCAATATCAGGATTAGTACAGCATTTTCCACAACCAGCAACACAACCTAATTTTGTTTCTTTTTGAAATTGAGCAATTTCTAAATTAAGGTTTTCGAATAATTGTTCTACTAATCTTACTCGCTTTTCTATTGACATAAATTTTTATCGAAGGTACATTTAATAATAATTACTTGTTGTTTTTTTAACACTAAAAAATATACTTATTTGACAAGCAAATTACATTGAATTAAGTTATCTATTTTTTTTTAAAATTTAGTACTATTTAATATGATGAAATTATGACTCTATAAAGGCATAGTTTGTTATTTATAAAACGTGTAAGTATCAAATAAAGAGATTTTTACAATTTTTCTATAAACATAGTTAAACTTTATATTAAGTAAATTTCAGTCACTTTTTTTTTTAAATTTGAAATGTTAAAGTTATAGGATATGTAATATTTATTTGGTTAATAAATTGATCTTAATTTAAGTTTTTTTTAAAATAACAACATAAACTTGAATGAATAGAAATAACTTTTAAAATAATATAATTATAAGGATTTATTCACAAACAAATACAAACAAATTAAAAAATCAAAACAATGAAAAAAATCAAATTAGAAGGAAAACTAAGCCTTAACAAAGAGACAGTTACAATGTTAAATGATGCTCAAATGAAAAATTTAAATGGTGGAGCATGGTTTACATTATACCATTGTAATAAAACAAACAATTGTGCTACAGCAACGTGTCCTACTGCAACATGTCCTACAGGGTCTTGTCCTGTAAACTGTGTTCCTTATACTGAAGGTGCAAGCGTTTGCCAATCTGCATGTGGAAATAATGTGTGTCCTTAAATAAGAAATGAATAAAAGTATAAGATAGCTTTCTAATTTTTTAGAAAGCTATCTTTTTTAACTCTACATGCCAAAATATAAACAAATCACTACTAGTTGATTACTATTTTTTCCATTTTAATGAAAGATATACTCGAAGAAAAAACAAAAACAATTATAGATTCTATAGTGAATCATAATTACAATAATATGAGCTTACTATCTGGAAATACAGGCTCATTATTTTTACTTAGTTATTACGCAGAATACACAAAAAATGATAAGTATCTTGAAATTGTAGAAGAAATAATTGTAGATACTTATACTAAAATAAATAATGGAATCTATCATATAGATTTTAGCTACTCAAATGGAATAACAGGATTTCTTTGGGCAATAAACAACCTTCTAGAATCAGGACATATTGATATTGATTTTGATGAATATTTCTCTGAAACAATTCCGGATATTTACAATTTCATGATGTATAAAATAGAACAAGGGAATTATGACTTTTTGCACGGAGCATTAGGACCTGCAAACTTCTTATTAGATATTACAGATAAATTTCCAGATTGTATATTTTATCTTAAAAAATTTAATTCAAAACTTATTGAAAAAGGAATTTACAACAAGTCAAACGATACACTTCATTTTATTTCATCTGTTTTTAAAGCAAATAATGAAACAGAGAAGGTTATAAATCTAAGTTTATCTCATGGTATGGCTGCAATTATGTATTATTTCATAAGATGTTTACAAAAAAAAGAATTGTATTCTGATCAACTAGTAAAAGCATTAAGACAAATAATAAATTTTTATAAAATTCATCAAAATCCATCACCAAATGAAATGAGTTATTTTCCTTCTTGGATAAAATTAGAATCTCATATAGCGTTTAATAGCAGATTAGCTTGGTGTTATGGTGATTTAGGTATTGGAACAGAATTATATAAAGCAAGTGAAGTTTTAAAAGACAATGAATTAAAAGAATATGCACTTACAATATTAAAGCATACCACAACAAGAAGAGATTTAAAAATTGAAAGCGTAGTAGATGGAAATTTTTGTCATGGTAGTTGTGGTTTAGTTGATGTTTATAGAACAATTTATAAAATGACTAATGAACCTATTTTCTTAGAAACAGCAAATTATTGGTTAGAAAAAACGATAGATCTAGCAGTTCATGAAGATGGATATGCCGGTTATAAAACCTATTTAGGAGGAAAAAATATATATGAAAATAATTTAAGTTTATTAGAAGGAGCATCAGGTGTAGCAATTGTTTTCTTAGCAACACTTATGGATAAAGAATTATCTTGGAAAAAATCTTTAATGCTTTAATAGTAAATGTAATGATAAAATAATTTTTAAAAAAGGACTATGAATTATGGAATTTTAGATTTTGGAAGTATTCAGAGTAATTCAAATGCTATTTCAACAATACATGAAACAATTGAAATGGCTCAATTAGCTGAAGAATTAGGATTTACAAGATATTGGTTAAGCGAACATCATGAAGATAACTTAGCATGGAAAAACCCAGATATAATACTTCCATTATTAGCAGGTTATACCCAAAAAATTAGAGTAGGATCAGCAGGAGTATTAGTAGGATTGAATGCACCAATTAATACAGCTTATCATTATAAATTATTAGCCAATCTATATCCATCAAGAATAGATTTAGGGTTAGCCAAAGGAAAAACAGAAGAACATAAAAGCATAGAACTTGCAGATGGAAGTGATTGGAAAAAGAATTTAGATGATTATTTTAATAGAGTAAGAAAAATTAAAAGTCTAATTAATGATCAAGTATCTACTATTATTTTACCTCCAAAACAAGGTGAATCTCCAGAAATATGGGTTTTAGGTACAAGTAAATCTAGTATTGATTTTATTATTGAAGAAAAAACAAGCTTTTCACTTTCATTATTTCATATAATTAATGAATTACCATCTCCAGATATTATTAAAGAATTAAGAGAGCAATATATCCTAAAAAATAGAGTAGAACCTAATATTAATATCACCTTGAGTGCATTTTGTAGTGATGATGAAAAACGTGTTGCTGCAATAAATGAAAAAACGAAACATATAAAAATTAATTATTCAGGAAGTCCTGATTATTTCAAAGATTTTTTAGAAAAACAAGCAGAAATATATCAAGTAAATGAAATTATAATTCTGAACTTAGGAGAAACTTTAGAAGAAAAACAGGCACTTATGAATGTTTTTAAAGTAGAAAAACACGAATTTAAAATCACCAACTAAAATCATTTAATTTTTCTGAAAAAAATGAAATACCTATCAAAGTTTATTTTTAGAACACCATTATATCCTTTTTTAAAAAGTAAAGCAAATGAATTGTTTTCTGAAGCAATTTATATAACATCACCATCACTAAAAAGAGAATATGAAAAATACCTTGATGGAAAAATAGATAGTCCTAAAGAAATAAAAAAGTTAAAAATAGCATACTATAAATATCTAAGTAGAGCTAGTTCAAGATGTACGCCTTTCGGATTATTTGCAGGTTTAGGTACAGGGAATTTTGGAACAGCTAATAAAGTAACATTAAATTCTATACCAGAACAAAAAATGGTTAGAAGAACAAGACCAGATATGAATGTTATTTGCATGTTAGCAAAAGAACTTGAAAAAAAAGATTTTATACAACCTTACATTAAGTACTTTCCAAACAATAGTATCTATCAAATAGATTCTTTTTATAGGTATGTCGAATATTATTATGCAGGAGGAAGAAGAGTTCACAGAATTAGTAAAGTTGATTATTCAGAATATTTAGAAGGTATTTTAATTCATGCAATGTATGGCAAAACCGAATTAGAATTAATAACGAGTTTAACAACATTAGGAATTGAAGAAGAAGAAGCAACATCATTTTTAAAAGAACTTATAGAATCTCAACTTTTGGTAAGTGATTTTGAACCAACAGTAACAGGAAAAGAATTTTATGAAGTAATAATTGACACATTACACGGAATACAAACAAATCATTCATCAAAGGAATTAGAAGAAACAATCTTTTTAATAAAAGAGATAAAAGAAAGTCTAAATAAAATTGATCAAAACACTATAAACTCAGTAGAGGCTTACGAAGATTTACATAATAAAATAAGAAAGATTCTAAAAGATATTCCAGAAACAAATCTTTTTCAAACCGATTTATATTTTAAAACACAACAATCAGAATTAGATATAAATATTCAAGAATCAATATCAGATGTTGTTACATTTTTAAATAAAATAACACCAAATTATACCAATACTAATTTAGAAAACTTTAAAAGAAACTTTTCAGAGCGCTATGAAGAATCCGAAGTTTCACTACTAGAAGTACTAGATACAGAAAATGGAGTAGGCTATCCTAATAAAGACACTTCAGGAATAAATGATTTACTTGACGATCTTGCTTTAGGAAATTCATACCAAGATTTTGAAATAAAATGGACATCATATCAAAAAGCTATTTTTCAAATATTGATAAAAGCATATAAAGAAGATGCTAAAATAATTACAATATCAGAAAACGATTTTAAAGATATTGATTATACGAATAACAACCTTCCACATTCTATGGCAATAAAATTTAACTTGCTAAATGCTGAAACAGGAAAAATACAATTAGAAAATATAGGTGGAGCAACAGCAACATTACTTTTAGGGCGTTTTGGACATGGAAATGAAGACGTTTTGGATATAATTAATGAAATAACGAAGCATGAAAAATTACATTCAGGAGATTCAATTTTAGCAGAAATTGTTCATTTACCAGAAAGTAGAATAGGAAACATATTATCAAGACCAGATACTAGAGATTATGAAATGGCATATTTGGCTAAATCAAATAAAAGCGAAGAGTTTCAAATAAAAATATCAGATTTATTCATATCAATTAAAAGCGGAAATATTGTTTTAAGAAGCAAAAAATTAAACAAACAAATTATTCCAAGATTAGGAAATGCACATAATTTTAGTTTCAATTCTTTACCAGTATATCAATTTTTATGCGATTTACAATTACAATATTATACCAAACCATCTTTATATTTTAATTGGGGATCATTAGCATCACAATTTACTTTTTTACCTAGAGTAGAATATAAAAATATAGTATTAAAATCAGCCACTTGGCAATTAAATCAGTCAGATTTCAACAATTTGATTAAAGATACTAATGATTCAAAAATAATAGAAAAATTTATTGAATTTAAAAAGAAACACAACCTTCCAGATTTTTTCCTATTAGTAGATGGAGATAATGAATTATTAATTAATTCTTCAGATGAAATAGCAATTTTAGCTTTTGTAGATACTATAAAAAAGAGAACATCAATAGTTCTTGAAGAATTTCTATTTGATATAAAATCATCTTTAATAACAGATAACAAAGGAGATAGTTATACAAATGAATGTGTAGCTATTTTATTAAATGAAGAAACAAAATTTCCAACATTTAATTTTGACGATGAAAATACAATAAAACCTATTACTCGTTATTATTTACCAGGAAGCGAATGGATGTATTTTAAGATTTACTGCGGAATAAAAACAGCCGATTATATTCTAACTGAAATTATATTACCATTAACAGAGAAACTTATTGCAGACAGAAAAATAAAAAAATGGTTCTTCTTACGTTATTTTGATTCAGATAATCATTTAAGATTCAGGTTTCAACTTTCAAATGAAAAAGAATCAGATGCTATTCTAACATTATTAAATGAAACTTTAGGATCATTATATCTTAATGGTTTGATTTCAAAAATGCAAACAGACACTTATAATAGAGAAATAGAAAGATATGGAGCTGACAGAATAGAACTTACTGAAGAGCTGTTTTATACGGATAGTGTTTTTTGTGCAAATTTTATTAATTATTTAGATTCAGAAATGGGTTCAAAAATAAAATGGCAAATGGCAATTAGAGGAACAGATCAATACTTAGAAGATTTTGGATTAAATATGGAGCAAAAAGCAGCGTTCACAGAGAAAATTGCTGATAATTTTTTTAATGAAAATAATGGGAATGCTTTTTTAAGAAAGCAGTTGAATGATAAGTATAGAAAATTTAGAAGTTCAATTGAACATTTAATGCAATTTGAACATGACAATCAAAGAGAAATAGCACCATTATTAGCATTATTGTTTGAAAGAAGTGAAGCTAATAGTAATATAATAGAAAAACTCAATATTCATTTTGAAGATGAAAAGTTTAATACCTTAGTGTTTAGCTATATTCACATGATGCACAATAGAATATTTAATGCAAAACAACGACAAAATGAATTCATCATCTATGAGTTACTTTCAAGACATTACAAATCATTAATCGCACGCAAAAAATATGAAAAAGTAACCATGAAAGTTTAGGTTATTATAAATTAGAAGTTTATTTATCAGAATATAGCGCAATGATTTTTAGACTCAATAAATAATTTTTCATAATCTTTTAGAGTCAAATTCTTCATGAAATCAATATTATCTTTGTCAACACCAAAAAATAGATTTCCATTAGTTTTAAAATTTAATACACTATCAAGTTGAATAGTAAACATTTTATTTCCATTTTCTTCTAAAGTTACTAAATAACTAATTTCAGAGTTATATTTTTTTATTGAAACAATGGAGTGAAATTTATTTGAATGAGTAGAAGTTAATTCCATCTGTGAAATAATTTCATCTTTATTGGCTTTAAGTTTTACTTCAAGGTTAGATTTTAAATTTAAAACTTCATAATTTTCAGGAAGAGAAGTAGCAATAAAAGAGAAGCAACAAACTAAAATAAGTATTGGTTTAAAAATATAGCTTAGAGGAACAATTGTTATACTTTTAGAGTTCCAATATAAATAGGAAATAGGCAGAATTATTAATGCAAATAAATCATAATAATCAACAGTTCTATTAACACCAATTCCAATATTTTGTATAAAAACAAGTAAAGGTTCAATAAAATCAGATTTCCAAATAATAAATAAAACTCCAGAAAAAATATAATTTAATTTTACATTTTTAGGAAACAGTAAACTTATAAAATAAGGAAAAGCGAATAAACCTGAAAAATCGGATAATTTACCTGTTATTTGATTATGAAAAATTTCTTTTAGAAAGAAATCATTAAGTAATAAACATAGTATAGATAACAAAAAAAAGAACCTAAAATACTTTGTATTATTATTCATCTATTTTGATATACTATCAACAGGTATTTCTACATTTTGTTTAACAACAACAGGAGTTACATTCTTTTTTATTACTGGAATAAGAATTTCAGTAATAAATTGAGAAGGTTTTATCTTATCAGTTGTAGTGCTATTATTTACTTTATAAATTTCAATATGTTCTCCTTTTTTTTCCTCAATATAATTATTTTCTGCAATAAACTCTAAAGCCTTTTTTAGAGCCTCTTTTCTGTGATTATAATCGCCTTTCAAAGTCGTTTTTAAAGCAATAAAAGATTCATAATAACCACCTCTTATATCACTTAAAGGAGTCGTTAAAATTTCCTCTTGAATAGGTACACAAGCAGTATAGACTACATAATCATTCGTTTCATCCCATGTTTTAAACTGAATATAAGAATCACCAGTTGTTGTAATCTCATTTTGTTTTACAAACAAGTTTATGTTTTTCAACAGCGTTGCAGCTTTTACTTGAAAATCAGATATTTTACAAGAATCCTTCTGTTGTATATAACTACTCGCTTCTCTCGTAATAATTCCGTTTACAATAACATTAAAAGTAGAAAATTCATTAACCAAATAATTATTTATATTCTCTAAACCAGAAGTCAATAACGATGAAAATTTAGTTTCATTACTACCCGTTAGTAAAGCTTTCATTTTCTCCTTAAAAGTTAAATGCCCTTTAATTCCCCAAGTTATCTTTGTTTGATCGTTTTCTTCTGTAAAAGTCCAGTAAGTCGTATAGTTTTGATCGTCAATTTTTTCAATTTGATATATAGAATCTTGTTCAAATACCTTTGAAGTTGAAATACGATTACCATCCCAATCTATAAAAGCACCTTCACCAGAGGTTAATTTTGAAAATGAAGATTTAATACCTTGCTTATTTATCAATTCAGGATGCCAATTTCCCCAGTTTTCAAAATCATTAATAAAATTAAAAACCTTAGATTTAGGGCTTTTAATAGTTTTTTCTTTACTAATATCAAATTCATTTGGTTGTGTTGCAACAAACACTACAAAAGCTATTGATAGTAACAGTAAAAGTAATAAAAGATATTTAGCAATTCTCATTTTTTTGGCGATAGGATGTGTTTCTCAAATATATAAAAATTATTCTTTCAAATAGACTTTGATGATAAATAATAAACCAATAAATAATAAAAAACCAAATAATATCCAATATGTTCCTTTGTACTGTTGTTGTAATTGTTTCAAATCTTTTCTATAGACATATATCATAGTAAAAATAAAAACAATAACAAAAAAAACGGCAAAATAGAGTTGACCTGATGAAAACATGATTATATTTTTTTACAAAAGTAAGAAATCAAATAAGCAATTAAATAAATTTGCAACTATAAAATTACAAATTATGAAAAAACAATTAGAAGCCGTAAAATTAT
It includes:
- a CDS encoding lantibiotic dehydratase — translated: MKYLSKFIFRTPLYPFLKSKANELFSEAIYITSPSLKREYEKYLDGKIDSPKEIKKLKIAYYKYLSRASSRCTPFGLFAGLGTGNFGTANKVTLNSIPEQKMVRRTRPDMNVICMLAKELEKKDFIQPYIKYFPNNSIYQIDSFYRYVEYYYAGGRRVHRISKVDYSEYLEGILIHAMYGKTELELITSLTTLGIEEEEATSFLKELIESQLLVSDFEPTVTGKEFYEVIIDTLHGIQTNHSSKELEETIFLIKEIKESLNKIDQNTINSVEAYEDLHNKIRKILKDIPETNLFQTDLYFKTQQSELDINIQESISDVVTFLNKITPNYTNTNLENFKRNFSERYEESEVSLLEVLDTENGVGYPNKDTSGINDLLDDLALGNSYQDFEIKWTSYQKAIFQILIKAYKEDAKIITISENDFKDIDYTNNNLPHSMAIKFNLLNAETGKIQLENIGGATATLLLGRFGHGNEDVLDIINEITKHEKLHSGDSILAEIVHLPESRIGNILSRPDTRDYEMAYLAKSNKSEEFQIKISDLFISIKSGNIVLRSKKLNKQIIPRLGNAHNFSFNSLPVYQFLCDLQLQYYTKPSLYFNWGSLASQFTFLPRVEYKNIVLKSATWQLNQSDFNNLIKDTNDSKIIEKFIEFKKKHNLPDFFLLVDGDNELLINSSDEIAILAFVDTIKKRTSIVLEEFLFDIKSSLITDNKGDSYTNECVAILLNEETKFPTFNFDDENTIKPITRYYLPGSEWMYFKIYCGIKTADYILTEIILPLTEKLIADRKIKKWFFLRYFDSDNHLRFRFQLSNEKESDAILTLLNETLGSLYLNGLISKMQTDTYNREIERYGADRIELTEELFYTDSVFCANFINYLDSEMGSKIKWQMAIRGTDQYLEDFGLNMEQKAAFTEKIADNFFNENNGNAFLRKQLNDKYRKFRSSIEHLMQFEHDNQREIAPLLALLFERSEANSNIIEKLNIHFEDEKFNTLVFSYIHMMHNRIFNAKQRQNEFIIYELLSRHYKSLIARKKYEKVTMKV
- a CDS encoding SRPBCC family protein; translated protein: MRIAKYLLLLLLLLSIAFVVFVATQPNEFDISKEKTIKSPKSKVFNFINDFENWGNWHPELINKQGIKSSFSKLTSGEGAFIDWDGNRISTSKVFEQDSIYQIEKIDDQNYTTYWTFTEENDQTKITWGIKGHLTFKEKMKALLTGSNETKFSSLLTSGLENINNYLVNEFSTFNVIVNGIITREASSYIQQKDSCKISDFQVKAATLLKNINLFVKQNEITTTGDSYIQFKTWDETNDYVVYTACVPIQEEILTTPLSDIRGGYYESFIALKTTLKGDYNHRKEALKKALEFIAENNYIEEKKGEHIEIYKVNNSTTTDKIKPSQFITEILIPVIKKNVTPVVVKQNVEIPVDSISK